A window of Exiguobacterium sp. FSL W8-0210 genomic DNA:
CCCGGTGGAAAGATTTGAAAACTCGTGTAGATTCCGTCAAGCAGGATTAAATGCATATCAGAAGCGAGTAGAACAAGTAACGTCAACATGTAATAAAATCGTCCGACGATCGGTGACTGTCCACCAAACATCGGGTCATAAGCGGAAGCCATCGCGAGACCCATCTGCAAATCGATGATCGAACCGGCAATTTGTGGCGCATACAATAAAAAACTAGCAAGTAAGCCAAGCGCTAGACCCACTAAAACTTCCGTTCCCATCCGAAAGAAAAAATCGAAGTCTTCTACTCGAACGTCTGTCTTTACAGCGTAACTCGCAAAGTAAGCAAGACCGGCCGCAAGCGCTAATTTATGTTGCGCTGGTAATTGCTTTGAGGAAAACAATGGAGCCGCGACAAGAAAACCGACGATTCGTCCAAAGACGAGCAAAAAAACACTCAGGAAAGATAGTAACGTCATTTGCGGGAAACCTCAGCGATTTGCTTAAATAAGTCAATCGTAAAAGTCTGTAATTCCTGCATGATCCATGGTCCGAAAAAAACGAGTGCTAAAAATACGGCAACGATCTTCGGAACGAACGATAGCGTCTGTTCCTGAATCTGTGTCGTCGCCTGCAAAATACTGACGAGCAGACCGACGACGAGCGAGACGAGTAATAAGGGAGCTGATACTTTGAGTAATGTCCAGACAGCAGAGCTTGCCAACTGAATAATCATTTCTTGAGTCATCTTCTCTCCCCCTAACGCATACTGACGAGCAGTGATTCAACGATCAGGTGCCAGCCATCGACTAAAATAAATAACAAAAGTTTAAACGGTAAGGCAATCATGACCGGCGGTAACATCATCATCCCCATCGACATCAAGACACTCGAGACGACCATATCAATGACAAGGAATGGAATGAAGATCATGAATCCGATTTGAAAAGCCGTCTTCAATTCACTAATAGCATATGCTGGAACGAGTGCGACGAGTGGGATATCTTCAATCTTTTTCGGTTTTTCATAATTGCCGTATTTTAAGAACAACTCTAAATCATTCGTTCGCGTGTGTTTTGACATGAAGCGTTTCATCGTATCTCCTGCTTTATCAAATGCCTCATCTTGACTGATTTTATCTGCCATATACGGTTTCAAGGCTGTCGTGTTCAATTCTGATAAAACGGGTGACATGACGAACAGCGTGATGAACAGTGCCAGTCCAACGAGTAGCTGGTTCGGCGGCGTTTGTTGTGTTCCAAGGGCAGAACGGACAAAAGACAACACGACGACGACACGCGTAAAACAAGTCATCAAGATCAGTAATGAAGGGGCTAACGACAATAATGTCAGCAATACAAGTAGTTTGATCGATGTCGCCGTTCCTGAAGGAGTATCAAGTGAGATCAGGTTTTCAATCGTGTTCATGAGCGTCCTCGATTCTTTTGCAATTGTTCGAGTTGTTGTTTGAATGTCTCAAGAAACGGTGAAGATCCCGTTTTAGATGAAGACTCTTCAAGATCCATCGGCTCATATCCCTCTAAATCATCAAGTGTATCTAACAACTGTACGTTCTCTCCAACACCGACGACATAAATCTTGTCCTGCACCTTCACTAACTGGACGGATCGATCCTTTCCTAGTGGTACACCACCTAGATGAGTCAATCGACCAGAATGTCTCACACCTCGTGTCCGTTCATGAATGAATCGTGTCACGAGGATGAATCCGCCGATCAAAACGATGAGAACGACGACTCCTTTGAAGATAGTCAACGCCATGGAAGGACTCTCATCGACTTGCTGAGTCGTCGGTGCATCGTTCTTGGTTGGATTTAATTTTTCTTCGACCGTTTCAGCCTGTACAGGAAGTGTCAGCAGAAACAGAAGACAAATCAGCAAAGTCACTTTTTTCATGACGAGACAGTTTTCGAGACCGCTTCAAGCACACGATCCGCTTGGAACGGTTTGACGATGAAATCTTTTGCACCTGCTTGAATCGCGTCGATGACCATCGACTGTTGCCCCATCGCTGAACACATGATGACTTTAGCGGCAGGATTGAATGCTTTGATTTCTTTAAGCGCAGAGATTCCGTCCATCTCAGGCATCGTAATGTCTAGCGTGACGAGGTCCGGTGTCAATTCCTTATACTTCGTGACCGCTTCGCGTCCGTTTTCTGCTTCACCGACGACATCATAGCCGTTCTTCGATAGGATTTCCTTGATCATCATCCGCATGAAAGCGGCGTCGTCTACGATTAATACTTTTGCACTCATATTAGTTCCTCCTTAGAACATCCGAAGACGTTCTTTTGTATTTACGATTTCCGTAATGCGTACACCGAAGTTCTCTTCGATGACGACCACTTCACCCGTTGCGATCAATGTATTGTTGACAAGAACGTCAACTGGTTCCCCTGCCAGTTTATCTAGCTCGATGACAGAACCTTGTGTTAATTCCAATATGTCACGAACGGAGCGGCGTGTCCGTCCTAACTCAACCGTGACGTTCAACGGAACATCATATAACATTCCGATATTTCCTGGCGTGCCCTCTACTTCCATCTCACCTAACTGACTAAATTGAACCGGACTGACACCGACTGGCGTTGCTTTCGGTTCAGGTGGTGGGACGACCGTTCGTTGTTCCATCGCTGGTGCCGGTGCCGGTGTCGGTTGCGCTTGTGGTTGTGGTTGTTCTGGTTGCGCTTGTGCCGTTGCTTGTGGTGCAGGTTCTGCTTGTTGGGTCGTACTCGCGCTAAAGAGTTTTTGAATCAATTGTTTCGAGAAATCCAGTGGTGCTAATTGAACGATTTTTGAATCGATCATCGTGCCAATCTTCAAATCAAACTCGATGATGACCATGTTCTCCCAAAGAGAAAAGCTATCGACGATGCTCTTATCTTGTGAAAAATCAAAAATTTCAACAGCAGGTGGTGAGATATCGATTCGCATGGAGAACACTGTCGACATCGATGTCGCAGCAGCTCCCATCATCTGATTCATCGCTTCCTGTACAGCAGATAGAGCAATCGGATCCATCTCAAGCGATTCATCAATGACACCATCGCCTCCCATCATCAGGTTCGCGATGACAGAAGCATCTCGCTGTGTCAGGATCAGGACATTTTCTCCTTTAAATCCTTCTGTATAACCGACACGCAACGCGACGTGCGGAATCGGATAACGACTTCGTAATTCTTCCATCGAAATCATCCGAACATGTGGTGTCGTGATTTCTACTTTTTGATTCAACAATGCCGATAAGGCCGTTGCTGAATTCCCAAGTGAGATGTTTCCGACTTCCCCTAGCGCATCGATTTCCATATCATCTAATATTTCCTCTGCGTCCGAATCTTGCGGTTCATCGTTTGATGGCGTTCCGCGTAACAACGCATCGATTTCATCTTGCGAAAGCATATCGCTCATGTTATTCCTCCTCAATTCGTTGTAAGACTTGCAAAGCGAGGTGTTTCCCGTTTAGTCCCGGTCGGGCTTTGAACATCTTCCGGTCATCGACGAATACATCGACGGCATCCGAGGCTCGCGTCTTCAGGGATAAACAATCGCCTACTTCGAGGTGTAACAATTCACCAAACGATAGCTCTGTTTGGCCGAGCACTGCTTTTAAATCGACGACGGAACTCATCAACTGCGTTTGCATGTGTTCAGACTCTTGATTATCTGCTGTCGTTCGCTTTTCTTGTTGCATCCAATAATGACTTGATAATTTCGGAAGAACGGATTCAAGGGTCACGAACGGCAAACAGACATTCAACGTACCGCTCACTTCTCCAACCGTTACGTAAATCGAAACGAGGATGACCGTCTCATTCGGAGAAACGAGCTGTAGAAACTGCGGATTGATTTCTAAATCGTCGTACTCCGCCTCGACTTCCGTCACCGACTCCCAAGCGGCGCCATATTGGACGAAGGCACGTTTAAACAATTGTGTCAGAATACGCGTCTCGATTTCCGTCAAATTTTCAATCTTGTTCATCCCTTCACCCGGTCCTCCAAGTAATCGATCGAGCATCGCATAAGCAATGTTCGGATTGACTTCGAACAAGACTTTTCCATCAAGCGGATGAAGGTTCACTAGATTGATCAAAGTCATGTTCGGAATGGAATGAATGAATTCATCGTACGGGAGTTGCTCGACTGTATTGACCGTGAACTGGACGTACGTCCGAAGTTGTGCAGAAAAATGCGTCGTCAACACTCGGGCGAACTGTTCATGGATACGCGTCAAATTCCGTAATTGATCTTTTGAGAAGCGGAGCGCTCGTTTAAAGTCATAGACTTTGACACGGCGCTGCTCCTCTTGGCTTCGGATTTCCTCGACTTCCATATCTCCGCTTGAAATGGCTGATAGCAAGGCATCGATTTCATGTTGGGATAATACTTCGCTCATGCTGCCACCTCACTGGATGATTTTTTTCGTCGTATAGACACGCTGGACATCACCTTCTTGGATGAGCTTCTTGAACTGCATCCGTAACCGTTCTTCGAGCTTTTCCATATCCGCTTTTGAATCTAAGTCCGACTTTTTCATCGCAGATAAATCACCTAAGATGATGTTATTGATTTGAAACTTTCGTAATTCTAAATCATCACGCGTTGCTTGATCGTCTGTAACGATCGTAAATTGGACATTCAAAAAACGTTCATCAGCGATATTCGTCGTCAAGTCGTCTGTCTGAAGACTTCGTGCATCAAGTTCTTCACCCGTCGGCTGTTCGACTTTTGCTTCTGTCGTATCATTAGCTAAAAAGTAATTCATGATCATATAACCTGCCCCAACCATCAGTGCTGCGACAATGATCATGATTAAAGGGATTTTTAGTTTACTCTTCTTCTTTTCCTCGGCCATCTTCGAGCCTCCTTACACTGTTCAAGCCCGCTAATCCGATTTGTTGATAAAAAGCGATTGCGATTGCCTTGACCTCTTCTATTGATTCCTTCACGACATAAATCTGTCCGCCAACGAGTTGAATCGTCGTATCCGGAGTGGAACGGACTGATTCAATCAGAATAGCGTTTAGTACGAGTGGTGCATTACGTAATGTCGTTAGCGTAATCATCGTTTCAGGTTGACCAATTCCTCAAGAACTTGGTCAGAAGTCGTAATGATTCGCGTATTCGCTTGGAAACCACGTTGGGCAATGATCATCTCCGTGAATTCTTCTGATAAATCGACGTTTGACATTTCGAGCGTTCCAGATGTCAATTGACCCATTCCGTTTAAGCTCGGTGTTCCAAGTACTGGCTCACCTGAGTTTTGCGACGCTGCGAACACGTTGACACCTGATTTTTCTAAACCACCTGGGTTAGCAAAGTTCGCGATCGTGATATAACCGACGTTTTGTAATGCTCCTGTCGTATCGACGTAAGTGACGAGACCGTCTTTACCGATTGATAAGTTACGTGCATCCGTTGGTACTTTTAGTTTTTGGAATCCTGCACCACCTGCTTCCGGAAGGGGTACCGGTGGTGTCTCGCCATCTGCAATTGCTTGAGAGTCACTACCAATTAAATAGTTTCCGTCGCCGGTAACTAAGTTTCCATCAAGATCCGTATAGAAGTTACCAGAACGCGTATAACGAATCCCTTCCGCTGTGACGACTTGGAAGAATCCTTCCCCAGAGATCCCGACATCGAGAACGCGACCCGTATTTTGAAGCGCACCTTGGTTATACACATTATCGACTGTTGACATCGATGCTCCCAGACCGACCTGTTTCGGGTTCGTCCCACCGACATTGCCGCCTGCACCGGATGATGAACCGACCGATTGGCTGACGAGATCCTTAAACGTCACCCGTCCTTTTTTATAACCGAACGTGTTGACGTTCGCGATGTTATTCCCGACGACATCCAGTTTCGTCTGGAAGTTCTTAAGCCCACTGATTCCTGAATACATTGAACGTAACATTATTTTTCCTCCTTTGATTGAATCTGCGTCAACTCGTATACACTGATCTGTTTTCCGTTCGATAGTTCGGCCATGATATCCAGCCCATCCCGTTTTACACTAACGACACTGGCTGTCTCTTCGACGGTCGTCGTCTGTTCCGCTCCAGAAGCATCGGTCGTCTTTGACTCTGCTTCATAACTGACGTTCTTACCAATCAGATTGCTGTAGGATAATAACGCCGTCGCATGTTGGTTCAAGACCATCGTGTCCATCGTCTTCCCGATTGCTTGCATCTGTTCAAGTGAAGAAAACTGCGCCATCTGAGCAATGAAATCCTTATCTTCCATCGGTGCCGTCGGGTCCTGATTCGACAGCTGGGCAATCAGAATTTTCATGAACATATCTTTATCCATTGCTTTATTCGTCGGTACTTGTGACTTTTCAGGAAGCTGGTATGAAGTACCCTCTGTTTTGATTGCATCAGTCATCGTCTTCCTCCTCTTCTTCCTCTACTGAAGCGGGTGTTTCTTGATAAGGAGACTCATGCTCCTGCTGATCACGTGTGAAGGACTGTTGAAACTCCCGTGCACTAGAAGCAATCATCCCCGTCTCGATCTTCACGACCGGCGTCTGCTGGTGTAAGGCTGTCTGCAATTTTCCGAGTTGTTGCTCAATCGATTGTTTCGCTTGCTCAGTACTTGCAAACAGTTTGACGGTCAATGCCCCCTCCTTACGATCGAGTTGAACGACGACCTCTCCAAGCTGCTCTGGATAAAGACGAATCGACAATCGCGTTGACCCGTCAGCACCTTTTAAGAACGGTGCTTGCTGAAGTGCGGCTTCGATTCGTTGTTGAATCTGTTCTGGTACGGGTAGCGGTACTGGACGAATCGTTTGCAACGGAGTACCTTTGTAAATCGGCATGCTCATTAGAGTCGGCGCGACTTTTCCTTCTGGATCAACGGGCATGGTCGCTTTTCGCATGAGTGAAGCGAATGCCAACGGAAGCGGTGTCTTTCCTTTTGCCTGCTCAGCTACAGCTACAGTGTCCGACTTGAGCGTTTCGACAATAGGACCAGTTTGCGGGAGCGTCTGTTTCACAGGCAACGCGGAAATGTCTCCTTCAATCGTAGGAAGTAATGGTTGTTTTAAGTTGTTCGTATGATGATCTTTCATTTTGATCGTATCGTTCGTTACTGTCTGCAAGACGACTTGCTGAAGCAATGGTGGCAATTGATCGAACTGATTTTTCGCCTGCTCGACATTTCCCTCAAGCAATTGTTTGACGAACGCTAGTAGTTGTTCCATTTTCTTTGGTTCTTGTTTTAACGTCTCTACTTCCGGTTGTTTCAGTAAAGAGAGAAGCTCGTCCGGTTGATCTACGAGTTCTTGTATCCAATCCGGTAATAGTGGTGTCTCCACTTTTGTCTCGAGTGCTGTCAAATCAGCTGAGACCGGTGACGATGACGTTGTTGGTAACTTCGTCAGATAATCCAGTAACGAAGCAAATTGACCACCAACCGTGGTCATCTCTCCTTTTTTCCCTGTTCCAGTATTCAAGTTCGGGGAGGATGATTGTATTACTTCCGTCATGTTCATCTGGCTTCCCTCCTTACTTCGTCGCGAGTAGCTGTGTTAAGGCCGCCGCTTTTTTAGCATCCATCTTGGCAATGATCGCCGCCTGTTGTTCCGCATCGATGTCCTCGATGATCGGTACGACTTCTGTCGGACTAAGTTCGTTTAAGATGAGCGCAGCATCCTTTGGTGCCATTTCAGCATATACATCCGTCACGGATGCTGTTTTTTTCTTCGTCGTTTTTGTTTGATCCGTTGTTTGCGCAGGTATCTGTTTTAACTGATCCCTCTCAGCAATCAAACGTTCAACTTCCTGTTCTTTAGCTTTTAAAGTATCCGATTGTTCCTTGCTTTGATTGCGTAGTTTCTTGATTTCTTGATTCGCTACTTTCAGACGACGTTCGAGTTCTACTGACGGATTTGCTTGATTCGTAGTCGTTTTTTCCGTTGCGAACGGTAAGGATAGCAATGGACGTCCATTCGCATAATTTAATACGAAATAAGCTGTCAGCAAGATTAAAATCAAAGGGATGATCAATAAAGGTAAGATCCATCCTTTTGACGTTTTATTTTCACTCATATCATCCGTCCTCTTCCAAACTGTAACAATGCCAGTTCATCTAATTGATTTTGTTCCGTCAATGCCTCGATTCGTTTCGTTTCAACCGTATGATTCTCTTGCAGACGACTAAACTTCTTCTCCTCGATCAACGCTCGTTCGAGTGCTTCCTGTGTGCGTTCATAGCGATTTTTCGATTGTGTCACGTACAGTTGTTGCCGTTCGATTTCTTGCTTCACGACATCTCGAGCCCGCTCTCGATATTGCGAAGACGTTAATTCGACGATACCAATCTCATCTTGCG
This region includes:
- a CDS encoding flagellar export protein FliJ: MKTIYERIIPLAEAEKDRVAKELSLHKKQYEIEVEKLYHLLVRYESFLKAQDEIGIVELTSSQYRERARDVVKQEIERQQLYVTQSKNRYERTQEALERALIEEKKFSRLQENHTVETKRIEALTEQNQLDELALLQFGRGRMI
- a CDS encoding magnesium transporter MgtE N-terminal domain-containing protein, with amino-acid sequence MSENKTSKGWILPLLIIPLILILLTAYFVLNYANGRPLLSLPFATEKTTTNQANPSVELERRLKVANQEIKKLRNQSKEQSDTLKAKEQEVERLIAERDQLKQIPAQTTDQTKTTKKKTASVTDVYAEMAPKDAALILNELSPTEVVPIIEDIDAEQQAAIIAKMDAKKAAALTQLLATK
- a CDS encoding response regulator, translating into MSAKVLIVDDAAFMRMMIKEILSKNGYDVVGEAENGREAVTKYKELTPDLVTLDITMPEMDGISALKEIKAFNPAAKVIMCSAMGQQSMVIDAIQAGAKDFIVKPFQADRVLEAVSKTVSS
- the fliM gene encoding flagellar motor switch protein FliM — encoded protein: MSEVLSQHEIDALLSAISSGDMEVEEIRSQEEQRRVKVYDFKRALRFSKDQLRNLTRIHEQFARVLTTHFSAQLRTYVQFTVNTVEQLPYDEFIHSIPNMTLINLVNLHPLDGKVLFEVNPNIAYAMLDRLLGGPGEGMNKIENLTEIETRILTQLFKRAFVQYGAAWESVTEVEAEYDDLEINPQFLQLVSPNETVILVSIYVTVGEVSGTLNVCLPFVTLESVLPKLSSHYWMQQEKRTTADNQESEHMQTQLMSSVVDLKAVLGQTELSFGELLHLEVGDCLSLKTRASDAVDVFVDDRKMFKARPGLNGKHLALQVLQRIEEE
- a CDS encoding flagellar basal body-associated FliL family protein, coding for MAEEKKKSKLKIPLIMIIVAALMVGAGYMIMNYFLANDTTEAKVEQPTGEELDARSLQTDDLTTNIADERFLNVQFTIVTDDQATRDDLELRKFQINNIILGDLSAMKKSDLDSKADMEKLEERLRMQFKKLIQEGDVQRVYTTKKIIQ
- the fliP gene encoding flagellar type III secretion system pore protein FliP (The bacterial flagellar biogenesis protein FliP forms a type III secretion system (T3SS)-type pore required for flagellar assembly.); this translates as MNTIENLISLDTPSGTATSIKLLVLLTLLSLAPSLLILMTCFTRVVVVLSFVRSALGTQQTPPNQLLVGLALFITLFVMSPVLSELNTTALKPYMADKISQDEAFDKAGDTMKRFMSKHTRTNDLELFLKYGNYEKPKKIEDIPLVALVPAYAISELKTAFQIGFMIFIPFLVIDMVVSSVLMSMGMMMLPPVMIALPFKLLLFILVDGWHLIVESLLVSMR
- a CDS encoding flagellar FlbD family protein encodes the protein MITLTTLRNAPLVLNAILIESVRSTPDTTIQLVGGQIYVVKESIEEVKAIAIAFYQQIGLAGLNSVRRLEDGRGKEEE
- the fliY gene encoding flagellar motor switch phosphatase FliY, whose protein sequence is MSDMLSQDEIDALLRGTPSNDEPQDSDAEEILDDMEIDALGEVGNISLGNSATALSALLNQKVEITTPHVRMISMEELRSRYPIPHVALRVGYTEGFKGENVLILTQRDASVIANLMMGGDGVIDESLEMDPIALSAVQEAMNQMMGAAATSMSTVFSMRIDISPPAVEIFDFSQDKSIVDSFSLWENMVIIEFDLKIGTMIDSKIVQLAPLDFSKQLIQKLFSASTTQQAEPAPQATAQAQPEQPQPQAQPTPAPAPAMEQRTVVPPPEPKATPVGVSPVQFSQLGEMEVEGTPGNIGMLYDVPLNVTVELGRTRRSVRDILELTQGSVIELDKLAGEPVDVLVNNTLIATGEVVVIEENFGVRITEIVNTKERLRMF
- a CDS encoding flagellar hook-length control protein FliK: MNMTEVIQSSSPNLNTGTGKKGEMTTVGGQFASLLDYLTKLPTTSSSPVSADLTALETKVETPLLPDWIQELVDQPDELLSLLKQPEVETLKQEPKKMEQLLAFVKQLLEGNVEQAKNQFDQLPPLLQQVVLQTVTNDTIKMKDHHTNNLKQPLLPTIEGDISALPVKQTLPQTGPIVETLKSDTVAVAEQAKGKTPLPLAFASLMRKATMPVDPEGKVAPTLMSMPIYKGTPLQTIRPVPLPVPEQIQQRIEAALQQAPFLKGADGSTRLSIRLYPEQLGEVVVQLDRKEGALTVKLFASTEQAKQSIEQQLGKLQTALHQQTPVVKIETGMIASSAREFQQSFTRDQQEHESPYQETPASVEEEEEEDDD
- a CDS encoding flagellar biosynthetic protein FliO encodes the protein MKKVTLLICLLFLLTLPVQAETVEEKLNPTKNDAPTTQQVDESPSMALTIFKGVVVLIVLIGGFILVTRFIHERTRGVRHSGRLTHLGGVPLGKDRSVQLVKVQDKIYVVGVGENVQLLDTLDDLEGYEPMDLEESSSKTGSSPFLETFKQQLEQLQKNRGRS
- the flgG gene encoding flagellar basal body rod protein FlgG — translated: MLRSMYSGISGLKNFQTKLDVVGNNIANVNTFGYKKGRVTFKDLVSQSVGSSSGAGGNVGGTNPKQVGLGASMSTVDNVYNQGALQNTGRVLDVGISGEGFFQVVTAEGIRYTRSGNFYTDLDGNLVTGDGNYLIGSDSQAIADGETPPVPLPEAGGAGFQKLKVPTDARNLSIGKDGLVTYVDTTGALQNVGYITIANFANPGGLEKSGVNVFAASQNSGEPVLGTPSLNGMGQLTSGTLEMSNVDLSEEFTEMIIAQRGFQANTRIITTSDQVLEELVNLKR
- a CDS encoding flagellar hook capping FlgD N-terminal domain-containing protein, with protein sequence MTDAIKTEGTSYQLPEKSQVPTNKAMDKDMFMKILIAQLSNQDPTAPMEDKDFIAQMAQFSSLEQMQAIGKTMDTMVLNQHATALLSYSNLIGKNVSYEAESKTTDASGAEQTTTVEETASVVSVKRDGLDIMAELSNGKQISVYELTQIQSKEEK
- the fliQ gene encoding flagellar biosynthesis protein FliQ, whose translation is MTQEMIIQLASSAVWTLLKVSAPLLLVSLVVGLLVSILQATTQIQEQTLSFVPKIVAVFLALVFFGPWIMQELQTFTIDLFKQIAEVSRK
- the fliR gene encoding flagellar biosynthetic protein FliR, with amino-acid sequence MTLLSFLSVFLLVFGRIVGFLVAAPLFSSKQLPAQHKLALAAGLAYFASYAVKTDVRVEDFDFFFRMGTEVLVGLALGLLASFLLYAPQIAGSIIDLQMGLAMASAYDPMFGGQSPIVGRFYYMLTLLVLLASDMHLILLDGIYTSFQIFPPGSLLAVSGDAGMSLVIRVVGLAMLTALQMAMPLVVSLFLVDLALGFLAKTAPQFNIFAIGFSVKLLMGYAILFLLAGATITGIGRFVPLLQDVLADAIRLLGG